GATTTATTGTGCTGGACGGTGAAATTAGCACTGCAACTCTTATCTAATCCAGGATGCTTACATACTTAGTGTGACAAAGGGAGTTGGGGCCATATGAGTTTGAAAGCGGTTGAATTGCAGGTGGCAATACCACGCACGCTAGAAGTCAGCCGAATTCAGGAGCATCAGCAACAACGAACCATACATGAACAACAATCAATGATTGATCAGCGAAGAGACCTGGATGAACATATGCGCCAGCGCCCGAGCGATCTTGAGCAATCACAAAAGAACCAGATACGCGAACGAGAAAAAAAGCAAGGACAGCAAGAACATCAGGACAAAAAAGAATCCGCTGGAAGTCAATTGTCCGAATCGAGCGAAGGTGTATCTGCGAATGCTGATCTCATGAGAGATCCATTGCGTGGACGTATTATAGATATTTCTTTATAAACGAAGTCAAGCCAGAAATAAAGGTGGACAACATGGACGTAGTGTATCCCATCCTGATTGGAGCAGGAATGATCAGCATGCTTCTTGCTTTTGTCATTAAAAAGAAGCAGCCTGTTGACTCCTTTTCCTCAATACCGACACAACGCACGACGGACAAAGACGAGCTCGAAAAAAGCGTGCAGCGTCTTCAAAAACAGGTAAAGCAAGAAACCAATCTGCTTGCTGCAGAATGGCAGGAAATGAGAGCGGATCTTCTCGAGGATATTGCTAGTTTGAGCAAGCGATTAGACAATGTGGAAGAACAATGGAAAAAGAGTGAAACTCATAAGCAAGAAGCTCCAAAGGATACGAATAGGATAGAACCAGCACCTCAAGCTCAAGAGGTGGATATGCTGGCACTGCGAGAACGTTATCGCCGTGCCTTTGAGCTGAGTAAAGAAGGTTTGTCTCGGGATGAGATCGCAAAACGACTCGGTGCCGGCAGAGGGGAAATCGATTTGATCTTTTCCTTGGCTGACAGGCATGAGCGAGGTCTTGCCGATGCGTAAACAAGAGCTGTTATTTGGATTTGGAGCAGGACTGATAGTGGCTACCTCCATTATCGGACTGTTAGCGCCTAAGCAAACTGCGCAAGCCCCAGCCATGACTGTCGATCAAATGAAAGAAGCTGCACAAGAGCTGGAAATGGTCGTACTTACAGGAGAAGAATACAAACAGTGGCAGGAAGAAAAGAAGGTGAACGTACAGCCAGCTCCTGGAGTGCCTAAGGCCCCAGTGGCGCCTGTGACAAAGCAACCGCAAACGTCAGCTGTACAGCCTACAACACCTGCAGCTTCATCAGAGCAAAAGGTGATTCCGCCAACGAATCCAGTGAGTAAGGACGGCCAGCCTACTCCAACCGTACCGAATACGCAGACACCAACGTCACCCAATACGGTGGCTCCTAAAGCTCCGACTGTGGAAGCACCAGTAGCAGACAAGAAGGTATCTTTCACTGTACCTTACAAAGCAACTGCAGAAGATGTAGCGCAGGTTCTAGTCAAGGAAGGAATTCTTCCTGCCGACAATCAATTTGTGGCCCAGCTACGTGCAAGCGACAAGCTAAATCGTATTCGTGTCGGTACCTATGAAGTGTCGACCGCTGCTAAGGAAGCAGATATCGTCAAGTTGATAACAACGCCGCCTAAAAAATAGGCGGTTTTTTCAATGTAACCAAATGTGTCCATTTGTCGTCTGCCAAGAAGGCTCAAAACTTTTTTTGCGAAATAAATGGAATTCGTTTGTTGCAATTGAAACTCCCATATGATATATTCATTTACGGTGTTGAAATCGCACGTCCACCAATTCCGGCAACGGTGCTGCCTATGGCAGAATTGCTTGGAACATGCGGTGAGACGGAGGTAGGCATCACAAAAACCATTTTTGAAGGAGGTGTGAAATATGGCAGTAATTTCGATGAAACAATTGCTCGAGGCTGGTGTACACTTCGGTCACCAAACTCGTCGTTGGAACCCGAAAATGGCTCGCTATATCTTCACCGAACGTAACGGAATCTACATTATCGACCTGCAAAAAACCGTTAAAAAAGTAGAGGAAGCGTACAACTTCGTACGTGAACTCGCTCAAGACGGCGGTAAAGTGCTCTTCGTTGGTACGAAGAAACAAGCACAAGAATCCGTTAAAGAAGAAGCAGAACGCACAGGTCACTACTTCATCAACCAACGTTGGTTGGGTGGTACTCTGACAAACTTCACTACTATCAAAAAACGCACTTCTCGCTTGGCTGAGCTGAAGCGTATGGAAAACGATGGTACTTTCGAAGTATTGCCTAAGAAAGAAGTTATCGTTCTGCGCAAAGAAATGGATCGTCTGGAAAAATTCTTGGGCGGTATCGCTCACATGGATAAACTGCCTGACGCTCTGTTCGTCATCGATCCTCGTAAAGAGCGCATCGCTGTAGCAGAAGCTCGTAAATTGGGTATCCCAATCGTAGCGATCGTAGATACTAACTGCGATCCAGATGAAATCGATTATGTGATCCCAGGTAACGATGACGCAATTCGCGCTGTGAAATTGCTCACTGCTAAAATGGCAGACGCTCTGCAAGAAGGAAACCAAGGTACAGAGCAACAAGCAACAACAACTGCGTAAGCATGTGTGTTAAAGGGTGGACTGAGGGTGTCAGAACCCCCGTCCATCCTTTTTTGCTGATTAGCGTCGCTGAGGTGTTAGCAGGCGATTTGCTTTTCGACTATAATAGGATCGTAACTTTCCGAGGAGGTTTCACTCAATGGCAATTAGTGCACAAGCGGTTAAAGAACTGCGCGAGCGTACAGGCGCAGGTATGATGGATTGCAAACGCGCGTTGGAAGAAACAGCAGGCGACATGGAAAAAGCAATTGACTTGCTCCGTGAGCGCGGTGTAGCGAAAGCAGCGAAAAAATCCGGACGTATTGCAGCTGAAGGTTTGACTGCAACTGCGGTAGCTGGAAACGTTGCAGCAGTTGTAGAAGTAAACTGCGAAACTGACTTCGTTGGTAAAAACCCTGAGTTCCAAACCCTTGTTAAAGACATCGCTGAGCACGTTGTATCCCAACGTCCTGCATCTGTTGAAGAAGCTCTGGAGCAACCTTTCAAAGGTGCTGGCGAGACTTTGGCTCATGTAATCAACGAGAAAATCGCGACTATTGGAGAAAACATCTCCTTCCGTCGTTTTGCACTCTCCGAGAAAACAGACAACGGTGCTTTCGGTGCTTACCTGCACATGGGTGGCCGTATCGGCGTTCTGGTTACTTTGGAAGGTACACAAGACGAAACACTGGCTCGCGACCTGGGCATGCACGCAGCAGCGTCTAACCCTCGTTTTGCTAACCGTGATGAAGTTTCCACTGATGAGATCGAGCGCGAGCGTGAAGTTCTGAAGAACCAAGCGCTGGCTGAAGGCAAACCTGCTAACATCGTTGAGAAAATGGTAGAAGGCCGCCTCTCCAAATTCTTCGAAGAATACGTACTGGTTGAGCAACCATTCGTAAAAGATCCTGACAAGAAAGTAGCTGTTCTGCTGAAAGAAGCAGGTGCTACCTTGAAAGGATTCACTCGCTTCCAAGTAGGCGAAGGTATCGAGAAAAAACAAGAAGACTTCGCTGCTGAAGTTATGGCACAAGTTAATAAGCAATAATAAAGGTTATAGGGAACACCTTCGTGTTCCCTATTTTCAAAGCGAGAGTTTCACTTAGTGTGAAACTCTCTGCATGTAAAGAGCAATGTGTACCTGTACCCTTGTAGAAGGAATGAAGACTGGGCACAGAGAATGATTCATGAATGGAGGCCGTTTCACATGCCACTTCCTGCCTATAAACGGGTTGTGTTAAAGTTGAGTGGGGAAGCTTTGGCGGGGGACTTAGGGTATGGTATTGACCCAAAGGTTATTTTCTCCGTCGCTAACCAGATCAAGGAAATCGTAGAATTGGGTGTACAAGTCGCAGTAGTCGTCGGAGGAGGTAACATCTGGCGCGGACTTTCCGGCAGCTCTAAAGGAATGGATCGGGCAACAGCCGATTACATGGGGATGCTGGCCACAATTATGAACTCACTCGCCTTGCAGGATGGGTTAGAAAAAGTGAACGTCCCGACTCGTGTTCAAACCTCGATTGAGATGAGACAGGTAGCAGAACCATACATACGCCGTCGTGCCATTCGTCATTTAGAAAAAATGCGCGTGGTCATCTTCGCTGCCGGTACTGGTAACCCTTACTTTTCAACGGATACGACTGCTGCTCTGCGTGCAGCTGAGATTGAAGCTGAAGTAATCCTGATGGCGAAAAACAAGGTAGATGGTGTGTACTCTGCAGACCCAAGTCTTGACCCGAATGCTAAGAAGTACGACCAGTTGACATTCCTGGAAGTGCTGAACAAAGGTTTAGGTGTCATGGATTCTACAGCATCCAGCCTGTGCATGGATAACAGTATTCCATTGATCGTCTTTAACATTTCTGAAGAAGGCAATATTCGTCGGGCAGTAATGGGCGACAAAATCGGTACTCTAGTGAAAGGGGAATAATTATGCCTCAAACTGTGCTAAAAGACATGGAAGATCGCATGAATAAGGCGATCAATGCTTTGAAAAAAGACATGTCCAGCCTGCGTGCAGGACGTGCGAACCCAGCGATGCTGGATCGTGTTACAGTAGACTATTACGGCACTCCAACACCGATTAGCCAATTGGCTAACATCAGCGTACCAGAACCACGTATGCTGATTATCCAGCCATGGGATAAAACAGCGCTCAAAGAAATTGACCGTGCGCTGCAGCAATCGGATTTGGGAATTTCTCCATCCAACGATGGCGTGATTATCCGCCTGATGATTCCTCCACTCACAGAAGAGCGTCGCAAAGAGCTCGTGAAGCTGGCTGGAAAAGGTGGAGAAGAAGCAAAGGTAGCGATTCGTAACATCCGTCGTGATGCAAACGATGAAATTAAAAAGCTGGAAAAGGCTGCTACCATTTCTGAAGACGATTCCCGTCGTCACCAAGAAACTATCCAAAAAACAACGGATAAATTCATTGCTGAAGTTGACAAGGTCGTCAAAGACAAAGAGAAAGACATTTTGGAAGTATAGGTAATGGTAATCCCCCTCGTTTGAGGGGGATGTACGTCTATATCTCTCATTACGGGGGAACACTTTATGTTAGAACATCTGGCGCGCAAATGGGGCCGCAAAGAAAAGCAATCGGAGCCAGCCGAGTTCGATCGTTCCGGTAAAATTCCGGAGCATGTGGCAATTATTATGGATGGCAACGGTCGTTGGGCCAGTAAGCGCAGTTTACCCCGGGTTGCCGGGCACCGTGCAGGTATGAAAGCAGTAAAAGAAGTCGTGAAGGTTGCAGACGAGATCGGCGTTCGTTATATGACGATGTACGCATTCTCTACCGAAAACTGGAAGCGTCCACGCGATGAAGTGGATTTTCTCATGAAACTTCCGCAGGAATTTTTGTCGACAGAATTGGATGAATTAATAGAACGTGGTGTCCGCATACGCATGCTGGGCAGTAAAAGCGAGCTGCCTTCTCATACGTTGAAAGCGTTGCTGGAAGCAGAAGAGAAAACGAAGGACAATAGCGGTTTGCAATTGAATTTTGCCCTGAACTATGGCGGGCGAGATGAACTTGCAAAAGCATTTTCAGTGATGGCAGCACAAGTAAAAGCAGGTGAGCTTCAACCAGAGCAACTGACTGAGGAATTGATATCGAGCTACCTGTATACAAGCGAAATTCCCGATCCAGACCTCTTGATTCGCACAAGTGGAGAGATTCGCTTGAGTAACTTTATGCTGTGGCAATTGGCATATACAGAATTATGGTTTACGGATGTGCTGTGGCCTGATTTTACCCGTGAACATTTTTATCAAGCAATCGTGGAATACCAAGGCCGAGCTCGTCGCTACGGGGCGGTATAGCCGAGAGGTGGAATCAGTTGAAGCAACGTATAATAACAGGCCTGATTGGTGGGGCTGGTTTTCTATTATTGATGTATGCTGGTGGAGTTTGGTACTCACTTTTGGTGTTTTTACTGGCTGTCATTGGCTATTTTGAATTTATGAGAATGGCTGGCATTCAGTCATTTTATTTGGCAGGATTGCTCGGATATGTATTGATGTTAAGCATTTTGTGGCCGTCTCTATTATTTTCGGATTGGCTCAGTATCAGCATGCCGGATCTGATGCTGCCCGTCATCCTGCTCTTGTTGATTTACTCCGTTTTACGGAAAAATCAGTTTCACATTGAACACGTCGCCCTTACGTTGGTGGGGGCGTTATACATAGGCTACGGTTTTACTTACATGGCCGCTACCCGAAACCTACCTGAAGGATTCATGCTGACGGTCATGGTCATTATGGGAATATGGTCGACTGATTCGGGCGCCTATTTTGTCGGAAAAGCAATAGGTAAGCGTAAACTTTGGCCAGAAATAAGTCCAAACAAGACGGTAGAGGGAGCCTTAGGAGGTCTCGTTGCTTCTGTCCTGATTGTTCTTTCCATCAATGCAAGCTTCGGACATTTTGCGATTGATCAGGCTTTGACCATCGCACTTGTTGCGGGGATCGTCGGGCAATTGGGTGATTTGGTTGAGTCGGCTTTCAAGAGACATTTCCATGTAAAAGATTCAGGACAGCTCATTCCGGGTCACGGGGGCGTTTTGGATCGCTTTGATAGCTTTTTGCTCGTCTTTCCGGTTCTACATCTATTAGGTATTGTCTAAAACCTTTTGCATATAGAAAGAGATATAGAGGGTGAAATCCGTGAAAAAAATAGCGCTCTTAGGTTCAACGGGGTCAGTTGGAACGAGCACGCTTGAAGTCGTAGACCAGCATCCAGAGGATTTTTCGGTGGTGGCTATGGCTGCCGGAACAAACGTGGATCTATTGACACGCCAGGTGGAAAAATTCAAGCCCGAGCTCGTTTCTGTGGGAAATGAGAAGGCTGCCGTTGAACTGCGAGATAGATTGGCGGGTAAGTCTCAACCAGAAATCGTTTACGGGGCGGAAGGATTGGAACTGGTTGCCCGTCATGAAGCTGCCAATTTCGTTATGACCGCGGTTGTCGGCAGTGTAGGGGTCGCACCTACACTCGCTGCGATAGAGGCGGGAAAAACAATTGGACTGGCCAACAAAGAGACACTGGTGAGCGCTGGCCCTGTCGTCATGAAACGAGCAAAAGAAAAAGGTATCTCGATTATTCCAGTAGACAGCGAGCATTCAGCTGTCTACCAATGTCTGCAAGGCGAACGCAAGGAAGATGTGGCGCGGGTTATTTTGACCGCTTCAGGAGGTTCCTTCCGTCACCTCTCTCGCGAGGATCTACAGCAAGTGACTGTAGAGCAGGCATTGGCTCATCCGAATTGGAGCATGGGTGCAAAAATTACCATCGATTCTGCTACCATGATGAACAAAGGTTTTGAAGTGATCGAGGCTCATTGGCTGTTCGATTTACCTTATGAGCAAATCGAATGCGTATTGCATTATGAAAGTATCATACACTCTATGGTAGAATACAAAGACAGAGCGGTCATGGCCCAACTCGGTACGCCTGATATGAAGGTTCCGATTCAGTACGCCATGAGCTATCCCATCAGAAAAGAACTACCTACGGAACCACTTGATTTGGTCAAGATCGCCACGCTTCATTTTGCAGCCATGGATTATGAGCGTTATCCTCTGTTAAAATTAGCGTATGAGTGTGGCATGGCAGGAGGTACGCATACTGCAGTACTGAATGCAGCCAATGAAGTCGCAGTTGATAGGTTCTTAAAGGGAGCGATCAGTTTTTTAGACATCGAAAAGGTCGTCCGAAAAACTTGCGAAGCTCACCCTGGTGTAGCGAGTCCAGAGCTTGCAGATATTTTTGCAGCTGATGAGTGGGCACGCTCTTATGCGCTCGTCTCCATCTAAGGAATATGAGTGTTAGATACTTGACAGAAAGGTGGCTGTTCACTTGCCTTTGCCCAACCTGGATTCCGTTGAATCAATTCTCGCGATTGTAGTTGTATTTGGGGTACTTGTCTTTGTGCACGAACTAGGACACTTCCTTCTGGCCAAGAAGGCAGGGATCTTATGTCGTGAATTTGCACTGGGAATGGGGCCAAAAATTTTTCGCGTGAAGCGGGGAGAAACGGAATACACCTTACGCCTTTTACCCATCGGTGGTCTTGTTCGCATGGCGGGGGAAGACCCGGAGATGGATATGTTGAAACCGCACATGGAAGTAAGCTTGGAGCGGGATGCGTTAGGAAAGGTCACACATATTTTGCTCGATGGGCCAAGTTCTGGTTCTGCTCGTGCGATCACCGGTACGGTGGTACAATTTGATCTGGAGCAAAATTTAAATATTGTGCTTGAACTAGATGGAGAGCAGAAGACGTTTGCTGTTCATCCTCAGGCTCAACTGGTCAAGGATGGACAAGAAGTACAGATTGCCCCTCTGAACAGACAGTTCAAAGGTAAGACAGTTTCACAACGTTTTTGGGCGATTTTTGCAGGACCTGCAGCCAACTTTTTGCTGGCGTTTGTTTTGTTTATCGTGATCGGCTTCTTGTACGGCGTACCGAATGGCAGCTATCTGGGGAATGTGATCCCTGGAGGACCTGCTGCTCAAGCTGGATTATTGCCAGGTGATAAGGTGATCGCGATTCAAGGTCAGCCTGTATCCTCGTGGAAAGACGTTGTAGAGAAGATTAGCAAAGCGCCGGACCAACAATTAACATTTGAGTACGAGCGCAATGGCCAGCGTATGACTGTGCCAGTTAAAGTAGGGAAAGACGAAAACAACGTAGGCAAAATCATGGTGACCAATGCACTCACGTTTGCCCCAGGAGAAGTTCTCAAATACGGTGCAACGTCCACTTACGAGTTTACGATGATGATCCTGAAAAGCTTGGGAATGCTCGTAACGGGTGAATATGGACTGAAGGACTTGAGTGGTCCGGTCGGTATTTTCAAGATGACTGGAGAGGTTGCTCAACAAGGTATGGCGATTCTTTTGAAATGGGCTGCAGTATTGAGCATTAACCTTGGATTGTTCAATCTGTTGCCGCTGCCAGCCTTGGATGGCGGACGTCTCGCATTCTTGGGAGTAGAGGCGCTGCGTGGTCGACCTATTGACCCGCATAAAGAAGGAATGGTACATTTCTTGGGCTTTGCCTTTTTGATGTTGCTGATTTTGGTAGTGACGTGGAATGATCTGCAACGATTGTTCTCCTAATCACGTACTAACACGATAGAGAGAAAAACAGACATACCTAAAAGGATGGTGCAAAATGTTCAAGCGCGAGGAGACGAAACCGGTTTTTGTAGGTGGAGTGCAAATCGGGGGCCAAAAAAGCGTAGTCATCCAGTCAATGACGACAGCAGACACGCGTGATGTAGAAAAAACTCTGGCTGAGATTCAGAGACTGCATGATGTCGGTTGCCAAATTGTTCGCTTGGCCGTCATCAACGAAGATGCAGCCCGTGCCATCAAAAAAATTAAAGAACGCTCCCCGTTGCCGCTCGTTGCCGACATTCATTTCGACCACAAGCTGGCATTGATTGCGCTGGAGAGCGGGATTGATAAAATTCGTATCAACCCAGGCAACATCGGTTCGAAAGAAAAAACGCAACGCGTTGTGGAAGCGTGCCGTGAGCGCAATGTTCCGATCCGTATCGGGGTCAACTCCGGTTCAGTAGAGAGAAGACTTTTGGAAAAATACGGGTACCCTTCTCCGGAAGCGATCGTAGAAAGTGCGATAGACCACGTGCAAATTCTGGAAGACTTGAACTACGACAACATCGTCATTTCCTTGAAGTCTTCCGATGTTCCAACGATGATCCAAACATATTCGTTGATGGCACAGAAACGCAACTATCCGCTGCACGTCGGTGTAACAGAAGCAGGTACACAGTTCTCCGGCAGCATTAAGTCTTCAGTTGGAATCGGAACGGTATTGTCGATGGGAATTGGTGACACCATTCGCGTATCCCTGACGGCTGATCCTGTTGAAGAAATTAAAGTAGCAAAACAAATCCTTCGCAGCTTGGATATCGTGAACAACGATCCAGTGGTCATTGCATGCCCATCTTGCGGTCGATGCGCAATTGACCTGATCGGCTTGGCAACAAAAGTCGAGGATGCCATTTCCACGCTGAAAGTACCGTTAAAAGTAGCGGTAATGGGTTGCGCGGTAAATGGCCCTGGTGAAGCTCGTGAAGCAGATGTAGGCGTTGCCGGCGGAAATGGCGAGGGCTTGATTTTCCGTAATGGTGAAATTGTTCGGAAAGTAAAAGAAACCGAGTTGTTTGAAGAGCTGATGAAAGAAATTAACGAAATAGTAAACGAGCAAAAGCCTACAACTGTAGGATAATGCACGTTGATTGCTGATAAGGCATAAGGAGGACACGCACGTGTTGAAGCAAAGTCAAATGTTGATCCCTACCCTGCGGGAAGTGCCATCCGACGCGGAGATTGCCAGCCACAAGCTGCTGCTCCGCGCAGGTATGGCCCGCCAACTGGCTTCCGGTATTTATACGTACCTGCCCCTGGCGCTCCGTTCCCTGCACAAAATCCAAGCGATTGTGCGTGAAGAAATGAACAATGCTGGGGGACAAGAGCTGTTGATGCCAGCGATGCAACCAGCTGAGCTGTGGCATCAAACGGGTCGCTGGGATGTGTACGGTCCCGAGCTCGTTCGCCTGCGTGACCGTCATGATCGTCCTTTTGCCTTGGGTCCAACCCATGAAGAAGTCATTACGAGTCTCGTGCGTGATGAGATTAACTCTTACAAAAAACTCCCGATCAACCTTTATCAAATTCAAACCAAGTTCCGTGATGAAGTGCGTCCACGCTTCGGTTTGATTCGTTGCCGCGAGTTTATTATGAAGGATGCTTACTCTTTCGATTCGTCACAGGAAGGTCTGGATCGCAACTTCCAGGCTATGTATGATGCGTACACAAACATCTTTACCCGTGTAGGCTTGAACTTCCGTGCAGTAGAAGCGGATGCAGGTGCAATCGGCGGAAAAGGCACTTACGAATTCATGGCGTTGTGCGACATTGGGGAAGACACGATTGCTTATTCTGAAGAAGGCGATTATGCAGCCAACTTGGAAAAGGCAGAAGTCGTGTACAAGCCATCTGCAAAGCCAGCAACAGAAGCGCCAGCTCGAGAAAAATTGCATACGCCTGGTACCAAAACGATCGACCAATTGGTACAAGCACTGCAAATCGAGGCAAAGCAAATCATCAAGAGCCTCATTTATCGTGTAGACGACAAGCTGGTTATGGTGCTGGTGCGCGGTGATCATGAGATCAATGAAGTGAAGCTGAAAAACTTGTATGATGCTACGATCGTAGGACTGGCTTCTGAAGCGGATATTGTTTCGGTAACAGGAGCGCCTGCAGGATTTGTTGGCCCCGTTGGCATTGATCCTGAAAAAGTAGAAATCATTGCGGACAATTTTGTTCAAGATGTTTATGATGGTGTCGTCGGAGCCAATGAAACGGACTATCATCTGACTCACGTAGTTGCTGGCCGTGATTTCACGGTTTCCCAGTACGCTGACTTGCGCAACATTACAGAAGGTGACGAGTGCCCTCGTACTGGTGGTGTTATCAAGTTTGCACGTGGTGTAGAAGTCGGTCACGTATTCAAACTGGGTACGAAATACTCCACAGCAATGGGTGCTACGTACCTGGATGAGAACGGTCGCAGTCAACCAATGATCATGGGCTGCTACGGAATCGGTGTATCTCGTACAATTGCGGCAGTGATCGAGCAGAATAATGATGAAAATGGTATCATTTGGCCAGTATCTGTTGCACCTTTCCATGTGCATGTGATTCCGGTCAATGTTAAAGTAGAAGAGCAACGTCAAGTTAGCGAACAAATTACAGAAGCATTGCGCAAGGCAGGCGTAGAAGTTTTGTTTGACGATCGTCCTGAGCGTGCTGGTGTGAAGTTTAAAGACGCTGATTTGATTGGACTGCCTCTGCGTATTACGGTTTCCGATAAAGCTGCACAAGAAGGAACAGTGGAAGTGCGTATCCGCAAAAACGGTGAAACACATGATGTGAAGCTGGATCAATTGGTCGATGAAGTAAAAGGTCTCTTATCTCGTGTTGACCAAACTGGAGCTGCCTTGTTCGGTAACTAGTTGCATGCAGGAATAAGAAGGATTTTGTCGAATTTTTACGGGGTACTCCCCTAGATCAATGGGGAGTGCCTCTTTTTCTTGTTTGAACGCTCACTTATAGGGAAGGTGGGAAAACCGTGGACCGTTTACAAGAGCAAAAACATCGCTTCTCCCTATTGGTCAAGCAAATGGAAGTTCCTGACGAATGGGTGGAGCGATTTTTTCTTGATGCTCAGATTGAAAAGCTAGAGCTATATAAGCAGAACAAAGAATGGGTTTTTCACTTTGCCCTCCCGAGAATGATACCAGCGGATGTTTATGCAGCTTTTACCAAGCGATTGACGCATACATTTTCACATCTCGCTAAAGTAGATACCCGATTTCGCTATCTGCAAAAGCCGTCTCTCGATCATGTAGTCGAAGAGTATTGGGACGTCTTGCTGGCGGGACTGGAGCCGGCTCTGAACTCCTTGGCAGTTACGATGCGTCAAGCGCGTAAGCAAGTCGACCAACAGGAAGTCAAGGTATACTTGCCAACGGAGATGTCCGTTGAGGTTGCCAAGCGTAAACGAGCGGATAATGAGCTTTTGGCTGCTTTCCAGAAAGCTACGGATTGCTCGATGCGCTTTACTTTTCATGGGGAAGAAAGCGATGACGCGTATAAGGCCTTTGAGGAGCAACGTAAAGAGGAAGAGCGTGCTCTCGTCGAAGTTGTGATGACGGCTGTTCAACAGGAAAACAAATCGTCTGATAAAGCTGATGCTGTCACTACGCTCATGATGGGCTATGAAATTAAAGATGCGCCGATCCCGATTTGCGAGATTCAAGATGAGGAACGCCGTATCGTCATCCAAGGAACTGTATTTAACGTAGAAGTCAAAGAGCTTCGCAGTGGACGCCATTTGCTCACGTTCAACGTATCAGACTATACGGATTCTCTTACAGTGAAGATGTTCTCTCGCGATAAAGAAGACGTGAAAATGCTTGAATTGCTGAAAGACGGTATGTGGGTGAAAGTACGGGGAAGTGTACAGCATGACACATTTGTACGCGATCTCGTGATGAATGCCAATGATTTGAACCAGATTGAGCAGGTCATTCGCAAAGATCACGCGGAAGAAAAGCGCGTTGAGCTCCATTGCCATACGCCGATGAGTGCGCTGGATGCCGTTGCATCGGTAAAATCACTGGTCTCGACGGCAGCAAAGTGGGGTCATAAAGCAATTGCTGTCACTGACCATGGTGTCGTGCAGGCTTTTCCAGAGGCGTATTCCATCGCCAAAAAGAACAACATCAAATGCATTCTCGGTATGGAAGCATATGTAGTCGAGGATGGTATCGATATCGTTTATAACCTGCACGCAGACAATAATCTTGCCATTGATGAAAATACCGAATACGTCGTGTTTGATACGGAGACGACGGGTTTAA
This genomic stretch from Brevibacillus sp. DP1.3A harbors:
- the pyrH gene encoding UMP kinase, which produces MPLPAYKRVVLKLSGEALAGDLGYGIDPKVIFSVANQIKEIVELGVQVAVVVGGGNIWRGLSGSSKGMDRATADYMGMLATIMNSLALQDGLEKVNVPTRVQTSIEMRQVAEPYIRRRAIRHLEKMRVVIFAAGTGNPYFSTDTTAALRAAEIEAEVILMAKNKVDGVYSADPSLDPNAKKYDQLTFLEVLNKGLGVMDSTASSLCMDNSIPLIVFNISEEGNIRRAVMGDKIGTLVKGE
- a CDS encoding isoprenyl transferase, producing MLEHLARKWGRKEKQSEPAEFDRSGKIPEHVAIIMDGNGRWASKRSLPRVAGHRAGMKAVKEVVKVADEIGVRYMTMYAFSTENWKRPRDEVDFLMKLPQEFLSTELDELIERGVRIRMLGSKSELPSHTLKALLEAEEKTKDNSGLQLNFALNYGGRDELAKAFSVMAAQVKAGELQPEQLTEELISSYLYTSEIPDPDLLIRTSGEIRLSNFMLWQLAYTELWFTDVLWPDFTREHFYQAIVEYQGRARRYGAV
- a CDS encoding RNA polymerase subunit sigma-70, with protein sequence MDVVYPILIGAGMISMLLAFVIKKKQPVDSFSSIPTQRTTDKDELEKSVQRLQKQVKQETNLLAAEWQEMRADLLEDIASLSKRLDNVEEQWKKSETHKQEAPKDTNRIEPAPQAQEVDMLALRERYRRAFELSKEGLSRDEIAKRLGAGRGEIDLIFSLADRHERGLADA
- a CDS encoding phosphatidate cytidylyltransferase — encoded protein: MKQRIITGLIGGAGFLLLMYAGGVWYSLLVFLLAVIGYFEFMRMAGIQSFYLAGLLGYVLMLSILWPSLLFSDWLSISMPDLMLPVILLLLIYSVLRKNQFHIEHVALTLVGALYIGYGFTYMAATRNLPEGFMLTVMVIMGIWSTDSGAYFVGKAIGKRKLWPEISPNKTVEGALGGLVASVLIVLSINASFGHFAIDQALTIALVAGIVGQLGDLVESAFKRHFHVKDSGQLIPGHGGVLDRFDSFLLVFPVLHLLGIV
- the frr gene encoding ribosome recycling factor, which translates into the protein MPQTVLKDMEDRMNKAINALKKDMSSLRAGRANPAMLDRVTVDYYGTPTPISQLANISVPEPRMLIIQPWDKTALKEIDRALQQSDLGISPSNDGVIIRLMIPPLTEERRKELVKLAGKGGEEAKVAIRNIRRDANDEIKKLEKAATISEDDSRRHQETIQKTTDKFIAEVDKVVKDKEKDILEV
- the rpsB gene encoding 30S ribosomal protein S2, which gives rise to MAVISMKQLLEAGVHFGHQTRRWNPKMARYIFTERNGIYIIDLQKTVKKVEEAYNFVRELAQDGGKVLFVGTKKQAQESVKEEAERTGHYFINQRWLGGTLTNFTTIKKRTSRLAELKRMENDGTFEVLPKKEVIVLRKEMDRLEKFLGGIAHMDKLPDALFVIDPRKERIAVAEARKLGIPIVAIVDTNCDPDEIDYVIPGNDDAIRAVKLLTAKMADALQEGNQGTEQQATTTA
- the tsf gene encoding translation elongation factor Ts, translated to MAISAQAVKELRERTGAGMMDCKRALEETAGDMEKAIDLLRERGVAKAAKKSGRIAAEGLTATAVAGNVAAVVEVNCETDFVGKNPEFQTLVKDIAEHVVSQRPASVEEALEQPFKGAGETLAHVINEKIATIGENISFRRFALSEKTDNGAFGAYLHMGGRIGVLVTLEGTQDETLARDLGMHAAASNPRFANRDEVSTDEIEREREVLKNQALAEGKPANIVEKMVEGRLSKFFEEYVLVEQPFVKDPDKKVAVLLKEAGATLKGFTRFQVGEGIEKKQEDFAAEVMAQVNKQ
- a CDS encoding DUF908 domain-containing protein: MRKQELLFGFGAGLIVATSIIGLLAPKQTAQAPAMTVDQMKEAAQELEMVVLTGEEYKQWQEEKKVNVQPAPGVPKAPVAPVTKQPQTSAVQPTTPAASSEQKVIPPTNPVSKDGQPTPTVPNTQTPTSPNTVAPKAPTVEAPVADKKVSFTVPYKATAEDVAQVLVKEGILPADNQFVAQLRASDKLNRIRVGTYEVSTAAKEADIVKLITTPPKK